A stretch of Methylogaea oryzae DNA encodes these proteins:
- a CDS encoding TonB-dependent receptor plug domain-containing protein: protein MKKTLCGLVCSSALLPLQALAEDTTYDITERVLQEELSWLQAEATVFSASRHEEKVSRTAAAVFVLSGEDIKRSGATSIPDALRLVPGLDVAQINSNVWAISSRGFNDRTANKMLVLMDGRTLYHPAFSGTLWRTKDTLLEDVERIEVIRGPGAAMWGSNAVNGVINIITKKAKDSQGVYATAGVGTEENGFSAVRYGGQLGEHTYYKGYVKYFSRDTFALSGNGKNANDAWENTQGGFKLEGDPTQQDSLTLQGDVYQGNANSLQYLFAPLAPYKFYSGIPERYSGGNVQGRWDHRFTDASDMTLKLYFDHTEDATRFSAINDLADTRVDTYDADWQHRLKWDDTHAWTWGLGYRYIHERTVTDAGYYYSMRKPTRDLQWISLFLQDEITLAPDRWKVIFGTRVEHNDYTGFEVQPNGRLVFTPSSDQTVWASISRAVRVPSRAYHDMRSTYMGQVSSDVFLIAQGNPSLKSEALIAYELGYRIQPTDKTSLDIATFYNEYQRLYGIGFGSRYTDANLTPFYGLPVTWENNMRGNTYGAEVMGQWKVTDAWRLQANYTYLQIQLSGNNLNQQVTENSSPHHQFSLWSSHNLAKDLSADAILRYVDEVPGRNIGSYVTMDLRFSWQASKNIELAVVGRNLLDGRHPEFSDSALTTPLAQIQRSVYGQINLRY, encoded by the coding sequence ATGAAAAAAACCTTGTGCGGTTTGGTCTGCAGTAGCGCCTTGCTGCCGCTGCAAGCGTTGGCGGAGGACACTACCTACGACATTACCGAACGCGTTCTACAAGAAGAGTTGAGTTGGTTGCAGGCCGAAGCCACCGTGTTTTCCGCATCGCGCCACGAGGAAAAAGTGTCGCGCACCGCCGCTGCGGTGTTCGTGTTGAGCGGGGAAGACATCAAGCGCTCCGGTGCCACTTCCATTCCCGATGCTCTGCGTTTGGTGCCTGGTTTGGACGTGGCGCAAATTAATTCCAATGTTTGGGCCATCAGCTCCCGCGGTTTCAACGATCGAACCGCCAACAAAATGCTGGTATTGATGGATGGGCGCACCCTCTATCACCCGGCATTTTCCGGCACGCTGTGGCGCACCAAGGATACCTTGCTGGAGGACGTGGAGCGCATCGAGGTCATCCGTGGCCCTGGCGCCGCCATGTGGGGTTCCAATGCCGTCAACGGCGTCATCAACATCATCACTAAAAAGGCCAAAGATAGCCAAGGTGTTTACGCGACCGCTGGCGTCGGAACCGAGGAAAACGGTTTTAGCGCGGTACGTTATGGCGGCCAGCTTGGCGAACATACCTATTACAAGGGCTACGTCAAATATTTCAGCCGGGATACATTTGCTTTGTCCGGTAACGGGAAAAACGCCAATGATGCCTGGGAAAACACCCAAGGTGGCTTCAAACTGGAGGGCGATCCCACACAGCAAGACTCCCTGACCTTACAAGGCGATGTCTATCAAGGTAACGCCAACAGTTTACAATACCTCTTCGCACCCTTGGCACCCTACAAGTTTTATAGCGGAATTCCGGAAAGGTATAGCGGCGGCAATGTGCAAGGGCGTTGGGATCACCGGTTTACAGATGCCTCGGATATGACATTGAAATTATATTTCGATCATACCGAGGATGCCACCCGTTTCAGCGCCATCAACGATCTGGCGGATACCCGCGTAGATACTTACGATGCCGATTGGCAACATCGACTTAAATGGGATGATACCCACGCTTGGACTTGGGGGTTGGGTTACCGCTATATCCACGAGCGCACCGTAACCGATGCCGGTTATTATTACTCCATGCGAAAACCGACACGGGACTTGCAGTGGATTAGCCTGTTCTTACAGGATGAAATCACTCTGGCTCCTGATCGTTGGAAGGTGATTTTCGGCACACGGGTGGAGCACAATGATTACACTGGCTTTGAGGTACAGCCCAACGGCCGTTTGGTTTTTACCCCGAGCAGTGATCAAACCGTTTGGGCGTCGATTTCCCGCGCGGTGCGGGTTCCAAGTCGTGCGTACCACGATATGCGGTCCACATATATGGGCCAAGTATCGTCTGACGTCTTCTTGATAGCGCAGGGTAATCCATCCCTCAAGTCGGAAGCGCTGATCGCCTACGAGTTGGGTTACCGTATTCAGCCCACAGATAAAACTTCACTGGATATTGCCACTTTCTACAACGAGTATCAGCGTTTGTACGGTATCGGGTTTGGCTCCCGATATACCGACGCCAATTTAACGCCTTTCTACGGGCTGCCCGTCACCTGGGAAAACAATATGCGTGGCAATACTTACGGCGCGGAAGTGATGGGGCAATGGAAAGTTACCGACGCATGGCGCCTACAAGCCAATTATACTTATTTGCAGATCCAGCTCAGTGGCAATAATCTAAACCAACAGGTTACAGAGAACAGCTCGCCCCACCATCAATTTAGCCTGTGGTCCTCCCACAATTTAGCGAAAGATCTGAGCGCCGATGCCATCTTGCGATATGTGGACGAGGTGCCGGGCCGCAATATAGGCAGCTATGTGACGATGGATTTACGTTTTAGTTGGCAAGCCAGCAAGAACATAGAGCTTGCGGTGGTAGGACGTAATCTGTTGGACGGGCGCCATCCTGAATTTTCCGACTCTGCGTTAACCACCCCGTTGGCGCAAATTCAACGTAGTGTCTATGGACAAATCAATTTGCGCTATTAA